The following coding sequences are from one Arachis hypogaea cultivar Tifrunner chromosome 7, arahy.Tifrunner.gnm2.J5K5, whole genome shotgun sequence window:
- the LOC112703592 gene encoding protein GRAVITROPIC IN THE LIGHT 1 has product MESVNPSAVTPSKKLARNFAKVLHLRALIGITPVDGLKNVISDANLKDDGNIGKGTINWSQSFNKDDHDEELLERVNMEALLAKLFASTSTVKAAYAQLQYAQSPYDPDGIQVADHLIVSEFKHLSELKQCYLKKQFDPSPEKAILAAESKELQSVISTYEIMAKKLESQVRLKESEIIFLKEKLDEANKYNKSIEKRLNQSGQLSVLDNLHISGLSPSHFATVLRSTVRSIRSFVRLLVEEMRSTDWDIDAAVNAIEQDVVYFVEDHKCFAIESFVCREMFDSFHFPDFSLLNESLPDRNKRQQVFFARFNELKSTKAREFLAVNPRSSFAKFCRVKYLKLVHPKMESSFFGNLSQRNLLNSGEGFPDTAFFGSFAEMAKKVWILHCLAFSFEPQVSIFQVRKGCRFSDVYMESVNDDMLLCSDQTVESDPQVAFTVVPGFRIGKTVIQCQVYLSLHQRTTTTTTKVKKFNSTRQR; this is encoded by the coding sequence ATGGAATCGGTGAATCCATCGGCGGTGACCCCAAGCAAGAAGTTGGCCCGGAATTTTGCCAAGGTTCTTCATCTTAGAGCACTGATTGGGATTACGCCGGTTGATGGTTTGAAGAATGTTATATCTGATGCGAATCTCAAGGATGATGGAAACATTGGCAAGGGGACAATAAATTGGTCGCAGTCGTTCAACAAAGATGACCATGATGAAGAGCTTCTAGAAAGAGTGAACATGGAAGCTCTCCTTGCAAAGCTCTTTGCGAGCACTTCGACGGTTAAAGCTGCATATGCACAGCTGCAATATGCTCAGTCTCCGTATGACCCTGATGGAATTCAAGTTGCCGATCATTTGATAGTATCTGAATTCAAACACTTGTCTGAACTAAAGCAATGCTACTTGAAGAAGCAATTTGATCCTTCACCAGAGAAGGCTATCCTTGCAGCTGAATCAAAGGAGCTGCAAAGTGTCATAAGCACTTATGAGATTATGGCAAAGAAGTTAGAATCTCAGGTGCGACTCAAGGAATCTGAGATCATATTTCTGAAGGAGAAGCTAGATGAAGCTAACAAGTACAACAAATCAATTGAGAAAAGATTGAATCAAAGTGGCCAGTTATCTGTGCTTGACAATCTTCACATTTCAGGTTTAAGTCCCAGCCATTTCGCCACTGTTCTTCGCAGCACTGTTAGGTCCATTCGAAGCTTCGTAAGGCTGCTGGTGGAAGAGATGAGGTCTACTGATTGGGATATTGATGCTGCGGTTAACGCAATCGAACAAGATGTGGTTTACTTTGTAGAAGATCACAAGTGTTTTGCGATCGAGTCTTTCGTTTGCAGGGAGATGTTTGATTCCTTCCATTTTCCTGATTTCTCCCTCCTGAATGAATCCCTTCCAGACCGGAACAAACGGCAGCAAGTTTTCTTCGCTCGGTTCAATGAGCTCAAATCCACCAAAGCAAGGGAGTTTCTTGCCGTGAATCCAAGATCATCCTTCGCGAAATTCTGCAGGGTCAAGTACTTGAAACTAGTCCACCCCAAGATGGAATCATCATTCTTCGGCAACCTGAGCCAGAGGAACCTCCTGAACTCTGGAGAAGGGTTCCCGGACACGGCATTCTTTGGCTCATTTGCCGAGATGGCAAAGAAGGTTTGGATACTACACTGCTTAGCCTTCTCCTTCGAGCCCCAAGTTTCGATCTTCCAAGTGAGAAAAGGTTGCAGATTCTCTGATGTGTACATGGAGAGTGTGAATGATGACATGCTCCTTTGCTCAGATCAGACAGTGGAATCAGATCCACAAGTTGCATTCACTGTGGTTCCAGGTTTCAGGATTGGTAAAACTGTAATTCAATGCCAAGTTTACCTTTCACTCCATCAaagaacaaccaccaccaccaccaaggtGAAAAAATTCAACTCCACAAGGCAAAGGTAG